The Halorhabdus sp. BNX81 genome includes a region encoding these proteins:
- a CDS encoding DUF192 domain-containing protein, with protein sequence MRVVHEPAEGDGTRTLASDVEVAEGLWAKFRGLRFRRSIPEHYALVFEFSHPGRRDIDMLFVRTPLDVLWLEDERVRQVKTLRPWIGFGLARADCVIELPPDAADGVEAGDRVVVVEGEDDSTG encoded by the coding sequence ATGCGCGTCGTACACGAGCCTGCCGAGGGCGACGGGACTCGAACGCTGGCGAGTGACGTCGAGGTGGCCGAGGGGCTCTGGGCCAAGTTCCGGGGGCTCCGGTTTCGCCGATCGATTCCGGAGCACTACGCGCTTGTGTTCGAGTTCAGTCACCCGGGCCGGCGGGACATCGACATGTTGTTCGTCCGCACGCCGCTTGACGTCCTCTGGCTCGAAGACGAGCGCGTCCGGCAGGTGAAGACTCTCCGCCCCTGGATCGGGTTCGGGCTGGCACGTGCCGATTGCGTCATCGAGTTACCGCCCGACGCGGCCGATGGCGTCGAGGCAGGCGATCGGGTCGTCGTCGTCGAGGGCGAGGACGACTCTACGGGCTAA
- a CDS encoding ATP-binding protein yields MAVTKRALGTNYVTGTGILLCGLFVPLLSVNGITPPALVVGGLGIVAAATLASSGYWLGRVGLAGDQIWRIAIHAGLGIGIVTLGCLMVFALAQGSDPGASTATLLVSSIALGGTGGAVAGTIREFDRSTTTLTQSTEVLSRVLRHNLRNDMTIILGQIDQLDGDADASRKPRRTIRTAVDDIASLSEKARLVELAVMREERQCHPVDAVGCVRAGVETTRADDDDVDVKTDLPETAWVRADWMLEIAIENVLRTVRARGDDTMVSVSVDRTDTGRVSIRIVDVDGHLEPPEIQTLIAGTETPLQHSEGLDLWIVRWIVRGYGGSISVENGDTCAVTLRLHRTMPVQFGDR; encoded by the coding sequence ATGGCCGTCACGAAACGGGCACTGGGAACAAATTACGTGACTGGGACGGGGATCCTGCTGTGTGGGCTGTTCGTCCCACTGCTGAGCGTGAATGGAATCACCCCGCCGGCACTGGTCGTCGGTGGGCTCGGAATCGTCGCGGCAGCCACACTGGCGAGTTCGGGCTATTGGCTCGGCCGAGTCGGCCTGGCGGGCGACCAGATCTGGCGGATCGCGATTCACGCCGGACTGGGGATCGGCATCGTCACGCTCGGGTGTCTCATGGTCTTCGCGCTCGCGCAGGGTTCGGATCCGGGGGCATCAACAGCAACGTTGCTCGTGAGTTCCATCGCCCTCGGCGGGACGGGCGGCGCAGTGGCCGGGACGATCCGGGAGTTCGATCGCTCGACGACGACGCTTACCCAGAGCACCGAGGTGCTCTCGCGGGTACTCCGACACAACCTCCGGAATGACATGACGATCATCCTCGGGCAGATCGATCAACTCGACGGCGACGCGGACGCATCCCGGAAACCGAGACGCACGATTCGGACTGCCGTCGACGACATCGCCTCACTCTCCGAGAAGGCTCGGCTGGTCGAGCTCGCGGTCATGCGTGAGGAACGCCAGTGCCACCCCGTCGACGCGGTCGGGTGTGTGAGAGCGGGGGTCGAAACGACGCGAGCCGACGACGACGACGTCGACGTCAAGACGGACCTCCCCGAGACGGCATGGGTCCGAGCCGACTGGATGCTCGAAATCGCCATCGAAAACGTCCTCCGGACTGTCCGGGCACGCGGTGACGACACGATGGTTTCGGTCAGCGTCGATCGGACCGACACCGGACGGGTATCGATCCGGATCGTCGACGTCGATGGCCACCTCGAGCCCCCGGAAATCCAAACACTGATCGCCGGTACCGAAACACCCCTCCAGCACAGCGAGGGACTGGATCTGTGGATCGTCCGGTGGATCGTCCGAGGATACGGTGGATCGATCAGTGTCGAAAACGGCGACACGTGCGCTGTCACGCTCCGATTGCATCGAACGATGCCAGTCCAGTTTGGCGATCGATAG
- a CDS encoding GMP synthase subunit A: MTRIDVIDNHGQFTHLEQRALRDLGVDVSLVDNTTPPGDIDADGLVLSGGPSMDRIGNSPAYLDLDVPVLGICLGMQIMAAELDGVVGEGDYGGYADVTVEILDEADPLIGSLAPETRVWASHADEVTQVPTGFERTATSDVCGVEAMSDTDRDLYGVQWHPEVAHTEEGEAVFENFRALCE; the protein is encoded by the coding sequence ATGACTCGCATCGACGTGATCGACAACCACGGCCAATTTACCCACCTCGAACAGCGGGCACTCCGGGATCTGGGGGTTGACGTCTCGCTGGTGGACAACACCACGCCCCCGGGTGACATCGACGCCGACGGGCTTGTCCTCTCGGGCGGGCCGTCGATGGATCGCATCGGCAACAGCCCGGCGTATCTCGACCTCGACGTCCCGGTCCTCGGCATCTGTCTCGGCATGCAGATCATGGCGGCCGAACTCGACGGGGTAGTCGGCGAAGGCGACTACGGCGGCTACGCCGACGTGACCGTCGAAATCCTCGACGAGGCCGACCCCCTGATCGGCTCGCTTGCACCCGAAACGCGCGTCTGGGCCAGCCACGCCGACGAAGTCACCCAGGTCCCGACCGGCTTCGAGCGAACCGCGACCTCCGACGTCTGTGGCGTCGAGGCGATGAGTGACACGGACCGCGATCTCTACGGCGTCCAGTGGCACCCGGAAGTCGCCCACACCGAGGAGGGCGAGGCAGTCTTCGAGAACTTTCGGGCTCTCTGTGAGTGA